GCCAGGCCGACGGGTCGATCCGCCCCGAGCTACCCGCGGCCACCACGGCCAGCGCGCTGTGCTGGATGGTCGAGCGGGCCTGCCAGCAGAACCTGCCCAGCCGGCCACCGGCCTACGACGCCGAGCTCACCACGTCGCTCACTGAAATTGCTTGGGCCGCGCTGTATTTGAAGCCGATCCCGAAGGACTAAACGGCGACCAGATCGTCGGCGTGCACTGCGGGCCGGCGCAACTCGGCGGGCAAGTCGGACGTCGACTTGCCGATCATGGTGGCGAGTTCTGCCGCGTCGTAGGCCACCACTCCGCGCGCCACCAACACCTCGCCGGGACCGTTCACGTCCACGACGTCGCCACCGTGAAAGCGACCCGACAGCGCGGTGATACCCGCGGGCAGCAGCGACCGTCGTTGTTCGACAACGGCATTCACCGCGCCCTGATCCAGGGTCAGCACCCCGGCGGACTCGGCCGCATAGCGCACCCAGAAGCGGCGGGCCGACATTCGATTGGGACGCGGCGCGAACACGGTGCCCACCGAGGCGTCCACCAGCGCCTCCTCGGCATTGGCCGCGGCCGCCAGCAGCACCGGAACCCCAGCGTCGGCGGCCAGCAGCGCCGACGACAACTTGGACGCCATGCCGCCGGTACCGAGGTGACTACCCTGCCCGGCGATCACGCCGTCCAGGTCGCCCGGCCCGGAAACCTCTGCGATGAAATGGCTTTCGTCGGACTTGCGCGGGTCGGCATCGTAGAGGCCGTCGATGTCGCTGAGCAGGATCAGCGCGTCGGCACCGACCAGATGCGCGACCAGAGCCGAGAGGCGGTCGTTGTCGCCGAACCGGATCTCATTGGTGGCCACCGTATCGTTCTCGTTGACGATCGCCACCGCGTGCAGGGCGCGCAGCCGGTCAAGCGTGCGCTGAGCGTTGTTGTGCTGCACCCGCATCGAGACATCGTGCGCGGTCAGCAGGACCTGGCCGACGCTGCGCTGGTAGCGGCCGAACGCGGTGCTCCATGCGTTGACCAGCGCGACCTGACCGACGCTCGCCGCGGCCTGCTTGGTCGCCAGATCGGTGGGCCGCTTGCTCAATCCGAGCGGCTCGATGCCTGCGGCGATGGCGCCCGAGGAGACGATGACGACGTCGGAGCCGGCCTTCATCCGCGCCTCGATGGCGTCGACGAGTCCGGCCAGTCGGGTGGCGTCGAACATGCCGGTGGGGGTGGTCAGGGCGGTGGTGCCGACCTTGACGACGACGCTGCGCGCGGTGCGAACCGCTTCGCGCGCAGAGCTATTCGCCATGTTCGCGCCGCTGCTTACGCGCCGCCTTGCGCTCGTCGGCGCCGACCCGCTCATTGGTGTCCAGTCGGGTGTCCTCACCGCGCCTGGTCATCAGCGTGTCGACGCCGGCGGGTGTCTGCGGTTCCCAGTCGAACGTGACGTCGCCGATGGTGACCGCGCAGCCCGGACGGGCGCCGAGCTTCATCAGTTCGTCCTCGACACCGAGGCGCGCGAGCCGGTCGCCGAGATAACCGACCGCCTCGTCGTTGTCGAAACTCGTTTGCGAGATCCACCGTTCGGGCCGGCGGCCGCGCACCACGAATCCGCCGTGCCCGTCAGACTCCACGGTGAAGCCGGACTCGTCGACCGGCACCGGCCGGATCACCGGTCGTCGCGGCACGACCTCCGGCTGGGCGGCCTGGTAGGCGGCCACCATGTCAGCCAGCCCGAAGATCAACGGCTGCAGCCCTTCTCGGGCCACGGTCGACACGATTAACACCGGCCAGCCACGCGCGGCCACCTCGTCGCGGACGAACTCCGCCATCTCACGGGCCTCGGGCACGTCGACCTTGTTGAGCACCACCGCACGCGGCCGCTCGACGAGATCGCCGAGCGTCGAATCCCCTTGCAGTGTCGGGGTATACGCGGCCAACTCGGCCTCGAGTGCGTCGATGTCGGAGATCGGGTCGCGGCCCGGTTCGGCGGTCGCGCAGTCCACCACGTGCACCAGCACGGCGCATCGCTCGATGTGCCGCAGGAAGTCCAGGCCGAGGCCACGGCCCTGCGACGCACCGGGAATCAGGCCCGGCACGTCGGCGACCGTGAACGTCCGGTCCCCCGCCGACACCACACCCAGGTTGGGCGCCAGCGTGGTGAACGGGTAGTCGGCGATCTTCGGCTTGGCCGCCGAAATCGTCGACACCAGTGAGGATTTGCCCGCGGATGGGAAACCGATCAGGCCGACGTCGGCGACGGACTTGAGTTCGAGGGTGAAGTCACGCTCTTCGCCCTTCTCACCGAGCAAGGCGAAACCGGGCGCCTTACGGGCCCGAGATGCCAGCGCGGCGTTGCCCAGCCCGCCGCGCCCGCCGGCGGCGGCTTCGAACCGGGTGCCCGCGCCGACCAGGTCGGCGAGCATGCGGCCGTCTTCGTCGACGACGATCGTGCCGTCGGGAACCTTGATCTCGAGATCGGGCGCGGCCGCACCGGCGCGGTTACCGCCCATGCCCTGCTTGCCCGACGCCGCGACGACGTGCGGATGGAAGTGGAAGTCGAGCAGCGTGTGTACCTGCGGGTCGACGACCAGCACGATGCTGCCGCCGCGACCGCCGTTACCGCCGTCGGGTCCGCCGAGCGGCTTGAACTTCTCGCGATGCACCGAGGCACAGCCGTTACCGCCGGAACCGGCGCGTGCATGGATGACGACCCGGTCGACGAACCGAGGAGCCATCGAAGAGTCCTTTCAACCGCTGAGAGTGAACCTACTGCGAAAAATCGGCCTCAACCGCGCAGTGGTTTCACACTCGCGATGCAGACCTACTCCGGGGATCCGGCCAAGACGATGTTGACCGTCTTGCGGCCGCGCTTGACGCCGAACTGGACCGCGCCGGCCGCCTTGGCGAACAGCGTGTCGTCGCCGCCACGGCCGACGTTGACGCCGGGGTGGAAGTGCGTGCCGCGCTGGCGAACGATGATCTCGCCGGCCTTGACGACCTGGCCGCCGAAACGCTTCACGCCCAGCCGCTGCGAGTTGGAATCGCGGCCGTTACGTGAGCTGGAAGCGCCCTTTTTGTGTGCCATGTCTGTCGCCTCCTACTTGATTCCGGTGACCTTCAGGACCGTCACCTGCTGACGGTGACCCTGACGCTTGTGGTAGCCGGTCTTGTTCTTGAACTTGTGGATGCGGATCTTCGGGCCCTTGGTGTGCTCGAGCACCTCGCCGGTGACGGCGACCTTGGCCAGCTTGGTGGCGTCGGTGGTGACGGTCGCGCCGTCGACGACCAGGGCGACCGGCAGCGACACATTCGCGCCCGGCTCCGAGTCGAGTTTCTCGACCTTGACGACGTCACCAACGGCAACTTTGTACTGCTTACCGCCGGTCTTGACGATTGCGTAGGTCGCCATGGTTACGTCTACCTCTTCTTGTTCTCACGGGCGTCGCGCAGCGAAAACCTGCGCGGGCTTGTCGGGGGGTGTCGGCCACGCACTTTCCAGCAGGCTGGTCGTACGGCCTGGCGACAACTGGTCCAGGGTACGTGACCAGCGGGTACAGGGTCAAACCGGCCGATCAGTCCGCCCTGCGACGATGCGGTTCGCGCGACGAACCGAGGAGAAGCAGGGCGTATTGGGCTTAGTGGGTCGGTGGCCCGGCCGGTCGGGCCGCTGCCCGACGCCGCCGAGGACGCTCGGATGCCGCGGCGACCTGCTGGTCGTCCTCGTCCTCGTCGTCGTCGTCGCTGTCCTCGAAGTCATCGTCGTCTTCGTCGTCCTCGTCGTCGTCCAGCTCGTCGTCATCGTCGAGATCGTCGTCATCGTCGTCGAGGTCGACCTGGTCGGCGTCGTCATCCGAGTCCTCGTCGTCGCCGTCGTCGAAGTCGTCGTCGTCGAGGTCTTCCTCGACGGTCTCAGTGGCGACCTGCTTCTTCAGCTGCTCGTCGGCTTCAGCGTCGGTCGCGGACTGATCGGCGGCGACGTTGTCGGTGTCCTCGGCGGGCGCGGACTCGTCGTCCTCGTGATGACCACCGTTGGCCGCGGCCATCGCCTTGAACATCGGGTGCTCGCCCTGCGGATGAGCGGGCACGGTCGCGACCGGCGTCTCCTCGGTCTTGCCCTTCTTGGACCGTCGACCGCGCCGGCCGCCACCGGACTCGGACTTGCGACCGGTCGCGGGTGCCGAGTCGACGGGGTCCGCGTGCAGCATGATGCCGCGCCCGGAGCAGTGCGGACAGGTCGTGGAGAAGGCCTCGACCAGCCCAGTGCCCAGCCGCTTGCGGGTGAGTTGCACCAGCCCCAGCGAGGTGACCTCGGAGACCTGGTGACGGGTGCGGTCGCGGGCCAGGGCCTCGGTCAGTCGCCGCAACACCAGGTCGCGGTTGGACTCCAGGACCATGTCGATGAAGTCGATGACCACGATGCCGCCGATGTCGCGCAGTCGCAGTTGCCGCACGGTCTCCTCGGCGGCTTCGAGGTTGTTCTTGGTGACGGTCTGTTCGAGGTTGCCGCCGGAGCCGGTGAATTTTCCGGTGTTGACGTCGACGATCGTCATCGCCTCGGTGCGGTCGATGACCAAGGTGCCGCCGGACGGCAGCCACACCTTGCGGTCCATCGCCTTGGCCAGTTGCTCGTCGATGCGGTGCACCGCGAACACGTCCGGACCGTCGTCGGCCGGCTGCTCGTACTTGTTCAGCTTTGAAACAAGCTCGGGCGCAACCGAACTCACGTAGTCGTTGATGGTGGTCCAGGCGTCCTCACCGGAGACGACCAACTTGGCGAAGTCTTCGTTGAACAGGTCGCGGATCACCTTGACCAGCACGTCGGGCTCTTCGTAGAGCGCGACGGCGGCGCCGGCAGCCTTCTCCTTGGTCGTCTGGGCGCGTTCGGCGATCTCGGTCCAGCGCTCCTGCAGGCGGTTGACGTCGGAGCGGATGTCGTCCTCTTTGACGCCCTCGGAGGCGGTTCGGATGATCACGCCGGCGTCGGACGGGACGACCTCTTTGAGGATCTCCTTGAGCCGCTGGCGTTCGGTGTCGGGCAGTTTGCGGCTGATGCCGGTCGACGACGCACCCGGCACGTACACCAGGTAGCGGCCGGCCAGCGACACCTGGGTGGTCAGGCGCGCGCCCTTGTGGCCGATCGGATCCTTGCTGACCTGCACGACGACGTAGTCGCCCGGCTTGAGCGCCTGCTCGATCTTGCGGTTGGACCCGCCGAGGCCGGCGGCCTCCCAGTTCACCTCACCGGCATAGAGCACACCGTTGCGGCCGCGGCCGATGTCGACGAACGCCGCCTCCATCGAGGGCAGGACGTTCTGCACGATGCCCAGGTAGATGTTGCCGACCAGGGACGCCGAGGCCGCGCTGGTGACGAAGTGTTCGACGACGATGCCGTCCTCGAGCACCGCGATCTGGGTGTAGCGGCTGCCGGGGTGCGGCGGCTCGGTGCGCACCTTGTCGCGGACGACCATCACCCGCTCGACCGCTTCGCGGCGGGCGAGGAACTCGGCTTCGGTCAGGACCGGCGGGCGGCGACGACCGGCGTCGCGCCCGTCGCGGCGGCGCTGGCGTTTGGCCTCGAGACGCGTCGAGCCGTCGATGCCCTGGATCTCGTTGTTGTCGGACTGCTTCTTGGCCCGCGGCGACCGTTCATGCACGACGGTGTTGGGCGGGTCGTCGGGCGACGAGTTTTCGGCGTCACCGTCGTCTCCTGCGCCGGACTTGCGGCGCCGGCGGCGACGGCGGCGCTTGGTGGCCCCGTCACCCGAGCCGTTGTCGTCATCGCTGGAATCCGAGTCGTCGCTGTCGTCGTCGGAGTCGTCGTTTCCGTCGTCGGAATCGTCGTCACCGGACTTGTCCGATTTTCCGCCCTCACCGTTCTCGGCGCCGTTCTGCTCGCCCCGGCCCCGGCCACGGCCGCGGCGTCCGCGGCGACGCCGGCGGTTGGCCGGGCGGTCGGACTGCTCGTCGTCGGAGTCATCGTCCGAATCGTCGTCGTCGTCATCGTCATCGGTGTCGTCGGCGTCGTCGGCGACCGGCTTCTCGACCTTCTTCGGCGGGGCCTCGACCCGTTCCACCGGCTGAGGCGCCACGAACAGCGGCATGTATTCCGGACGGTCGGCCGGCGGGGCCTCCAACAGCAGCCGCGACTCGGGTTCCGCCGCCTCGCCGGACACCTCCGCCTCGGCCGTCGCGACCGACGCAGGGGCCGCCGGCGCGTTGGCCAGCAGGTCGCGAACGCGGACCGCGTCGACGCGCTCAACGGTGGAATGGGCGCTGCGCACCCGGCCGTCGAGTTCGATCAGCGCGTCGAGAACCTGCCTGCTGGTGGTTCCGAGCGCTCGAGCCAGTGAATGAACCCTCAACCGCTCAGGCAGGTCTTCTGCCTGAGCTGACGCTTCGGGGACTGCTGAGAATGGGCCACCGTCTGTCACGTATTCTCCTCAAGCCCCCGGGCGCGTCTGAGTCGACGCGGCCACGCGAGGGCTTCGCTATGTACCCGGGTCACTTTCTCCCGGGCTTGTGATGGTCTTGCCCCGAGCAGTTCGGGTCGAACACACTCGGTGCCGGTCTGAATGATGGCTGGACAGCCGCGCCGCGGGTCTGCGGTGGTCGCGCTTGTCAAAGTCTTCATTCGGGCGTCTGTCGACGTTCCTAAGCCGGTCCGGCGACGTTCACCCGTCTAGCAGTATCCCATACCCATGTACCGGGTCGGACCAAGTGCGCCGAGCTGTTATCAAGCGTGGGCGAACCAGAGCGCGATCTCGCGCTCCGCGGACTCCGGCGAGTCCGAGCCGTGCACCAGGTTGTACTGCGTTTCCAGCCCGAAGTCGCCGCGGATGGTGCCGGGCAGAGCCTTCTCGACCGGGTCGGTTCCGCCCGCGAGCTGCCGGATCGCGGCGATCGCCCGTGGGCCTTCGATAATTGCCGCTACCAGCGGCGATGACGTGATGAACTCCACCAGCGAGCCGAAGAACGGCTTGCCGTCATGCTCGGCGTAGTGGCTTTTGGCCAGCTTCTCGCTGACGGTCCGCAGTTCGAGGGCCGCAATGGTCAGGCCCTTGCGTTCGACGCGGCCGAGAATCTCGCCGACCAGGCGACGCTCGACACCATCGGGCTTGATCAACAGCAAGGTCCGCTCAGTCACGGCGCACAGCGTAGCCGATCATTCCGGCGGGCCGTCCTGACCGGGAAGCAGCCCCAGTCGCTCCCGCCGCAGAACCTCCGAGCGCACGTAGAAGATCAGCGCCCACACCCCGGCGAAGATCAGGCCGATGACGCCGACACCCGGATAGACGGCGAAGCCGAAGATCGGGATCAGCTGCACCGCGAGGTCCGCCCAGATCGCCCACGGCCGGCCCTGCACTCCGGCCAGGCCGATCAGGATCGCCGCCAGCCCCAGCAGATAGGTCAGCGCGCCGGAGTTCAGGCCACCGCCGACCGCACCGACCACCGGCAACGCGAGCAGCACCACGATGGCCTCCAGGACCAGCGTTCCCGCCGTGACGCCGCGAAAGCTCTTCCACGGATCGGGTTTTCGCGCTCCAGAGGGCTCGGTGGGGGTACTCATGCGGGATCACGCCCGAACAGCGTGCGCGCGGCGCCGGCGGTGACGACCGAACCGGTGATCACGATGCCGGTTCCGGAGAACGACTCGTCCTCGGCATCGGCGTCGTCGACCAGCGCGGTGGCGGCGTCGATGGCGTCGCGCAGATTCTCGGCGGTGATCACCCGGTCGGGCCCGAAATACTGCTCGGCGGCCTGCGCCAGCCCTTCGACGTCCATGGCGCGGGGAGATCCGTTGTGGGTGACAACAATTCGATCGAACACCGGCTCCAGCGCCGCCAGAATGCCGGCGACGTCCTTGTCTCCCATCACGCTGACGACGCCGACCAGAAACCGGAAGTCGAATTCCTCGGCCAGGGTCTGGGCCAGCGCGGCCGCTCCGGCGGGATTGTGCGCGGCGTCGACGAAGACCGTCGGCGCACTGCGCATCCGTTCCAGCCGCCCCGGGCTGCTCGCGGCGGCGAATCCGGCACGCACCGCGTCGATGTCGAGCTGACGCTGCGGGCCCGCACCGAAGAACGCCTCGACCGCCGCCAGCGCGATCGCCGCATTGTGGGCCTGGTGTTCGCCGTGCAGCGGCAGGAACACCTCGGAATACACCCCGCCGAGGCCCTGCAATTCCAACAGTTGGCCCCCGATCGCGACCTGCCGGCTCAGCACCGCGAACTCCGAATCCTCGCGCGCCACAGCGGCGTCCGCGCGCACGGTCTCCGCCAGCACCACCTCCATGGCCTCCGGCACCTGCCGCCCGATGATCGCCACGGTGTCCGGGGCACCGTCCTCAGCGCGGTGGATGATGCCGGCCTTCTCGCCCGCGATTCCCGCGATGTCGTCGCCGAGGTACTCGACGTGGTCGACGCTGATCGGGGTGATCACGGCAACCGGTGCGTCGATCACGTTCGTGGCGTCCCAGCGCCCGCCCAGGCCGACCTCGATGACGGCCACTTCGATCGGCGCGTCGGCGAACGCCGCGAAGGCCATCGCGGTGAGCACCTCGAACTTGCTCATCGCCGGGCCGCCGCCCGCCTCCGACTGCTGATCGATCATCTGGATGAACGGCTCGAGTTCGGTGTAGGTCGACACGTATGTGGCTGGGCTGATGGGCTTTCCATCGATAGCGATGCGTTCGACCGCCGACTGCAGGTGTGGGCTGGTGGTACGTCCGGTGCGCCGTTGCAGCGCGGTCAGCAGCGCGTCGACCATCCGGGCCACCGAGGTCTTGCCGTTGGTGCCGGCGATGTGGATCGCCGGATAGGTGCGCTGCGGCGAGCCGAGCAGATCCATCAGCGCCGAGATCCGATCCAGGCTGGGCTCGATCTTGGTCTCCGGCCAGCGCTGGTCGAGCAGGTGCTCGACCTGCAGCAGCGCCGCGATCTCGTCGGGTGTCGGAGCGGCGTCGACGGGCTGCGGCTCGCCTACGTCGTCGTAGTCGTCGGGTTCGGGTTCGGGTTCCAGGATCACTTGAGCCCGGCCAGCCTGGCGGCGATCCGCTCGGTGTCCTCGCGCGCGACGCGCTGTCGCTCACGCTGCTTTTCGACGACCTTTTCCGGGGCCTTGGCCATGAACTCGTCGTTGCCCAGTTTGGCTGTGGTCTGGGCCAATTCCTTCTGCGCGGCGGCCAAGTCCTTCTCTAGGCGGCGACGCTCGGCCGCGACGTCGATGGTGCCGGAGGTGTCGAGTTCGACGATGACGATGCCGCCCCTGAGCCCGACTTCCAGTGCCGCCGACGGGGTGAAGTCCGCGGCCGGCTCGGTGATCCACGCCAGCGACGTGACGGCGGCAATCTGGGTGCTCAGGTCGGCGGTGTCGATGCCCGACAACCGGGCGGGCACCTTCTGCCGGTCGGCCAGCCCCTGGTCGCTACGGAACCGGCGGATCTCGGTGACCAGCTTCTGCATGTCGGTGATCCGTTGCGCCGCAACGGTATCCAGCGCAATGCCGGATGGCTGCGGCCAGTCGGCGATCACGACGGACTCGCCACTGGTCAGCTTCTTCCACAACGTCTCGGTGACGAACGGGATCACCGGGTGCAGCAGCTTGAGCAGCGCGTCGAGTACCGCGGCGAGCACCGCGGTGGTGTGCGCGTCGTCTGCGCCCAACAGCTGCACCTTGGCCAGTTCGAGGTACCAGTCGCAGAACTCGTCCCACGCGAAGTGGTAGAGCGCTTCGCACGCGCGACTGAACTCGTAGCTGTCGAACGCCGAATCCACTTCGGCGCGAACCTCTTCCAGTCGACCCAGGATCCAGCGGTCGGCATCGGTCAGCTCGTCGAGGCCGGGAAGTGGCGCCGGGGCGGCACCGTTCATCATCGCGAACCGGGTGGCGTTGAACAGCTTGGTGGCGAAGTTGCGCGACGCACGGGCGGCGTCCTCACCGATGGACAGGTCACCGCCGGGGTTGGCGCCGCGGGCCAGGGTGAACCGCAGCGCGTCGGCACCGAACATCTGGACCCACTCCAGCGGGTCGATGCCGTTGCCCTTGGACTTGCTCATCTTCCGGCCGAACTCGTCGCGAATCAGGCCGTGCAGGAACACGTTCTGGAACGGCACCTGCGGGCCGCGCGCGCCGTCGAGCGTGATGACCTCGTCGCCACCGACGAAGGTGCCGAACATCATCATCCGGGCCACCCAGAAGAAAATGATGTCGTAGCCGGTAACCAGAACGGTTGTCGGATAGAACTTCTCGATCTCGGGAGTGCGGTCCGGCCACCCCAGCGTGGAGAACGGCCACAGCGCGGAGGAGAACCAGGTGTCGAGCACGTCGGGGTCCTGCTCCCAGCCCTCCGGCGGCGTCTCGTCCGGTCCGACGCACACCTTCTGCCCGTCGGGCCCGTGCCAGATCGGGATGCGGTGGCCCCACCAGAGCTGCCGCGAGATGCACCAGTCGTGCATGTCGTCGACCCAGCCGAACCAGCGCGGCTCGAGACTCTTGGGGTGAATCACGGTGTCGCCGTGGCGAACCGCGTCCCCGGCCGCCTTGGCCAGCGACTCGACCTTGACCCACCACTGCAGCGACAGCCGCGGCTCGATCGGCTCGCCGCTGCGCTCCGAGTGGCCGACGCTGTGCAGGTACGGCCGCTTCTCGGCGACGATGCGCCCCTGGGCGGCGAGTTCCTCGCGGATCTTGACCCGCGCCTCGAACCGGTCCTGCCCGTCGAACTTCGTCCCGGTATCGGCGATCCGGCCCTTGGTGTCGAGCATCGTGGGCATCGGCAGCTTGTGCCGCAGCCCGATCTCGAAGTCGTTGGGGTCGTGGGCGGGTGTGACTTTGACTGCGCCGGTGC
The sequence above is a segment of the Candidatus Mycobacterium wuenschmannii genome. Coding sequences within it:
- the obgE gene encoding GTPase ObgE — translated: MAPRFVDRVVIHARAGSGGNGCASVHREKFKPLGGPDGGNGGRGGSIVLVVDPQVHTLLDFHFHPHVVAASGKQGMGGNRAGAAAPDLEIKVPDGTIVVDEDGRMLADLVGAGTRFEAAAGGRGGLGNAALASRARKAPGFALLGEKGEERDFTLELKSVADVGLIGFPSAGKSSLVSTISAAKPKIADYPFTTLAPNLGVVSAGDRTFTVADVPGLIPGASQGRGLGLDFLRHIERCAVLVHVVDCATAEPGRDPISDIDALEAELAAYTPTLQGDSTLGDLVERPRAVVLNKVDVPEAREMAEFVRDEVAARGWPVLIVSTVAREGLQPLIFGLADMVAAYQAAQPEVVPRRPVIRPVPVDESGFTVESDGHGGFVVRGRRPERWISQTSFDNDEAVGYLGDRLARLGVEDELMKLGARPGCAVTIGDVTFDWEPQTPAGVDTLMTRRGEDTRLDTNERVGADERKAARKQRREHGE
- a CDS encoding valine--tRNA ligase; amino-acid sequence: MTTSPERAADSRADDLPKAWDPGAVEREIYERWIDAGYFTADPTSGKPAYSIVLPPPNVNGTLHMGHALDHTLMDALTRRKRMQGYEVLWQPGMDHAGIAVQIAVEKQLAADGKSKEDFGRELFIDKVWDWKRETGGNIGWQMRALGDGVDWSRDRFTMDDGLSRAVRTIFKRLYDAGLIYQAERLVNWSPVLETAISDLEVKYSDVEGELVSFRYGSMNDDEPHIVVATTRLETMLGDTAIAVHPDDDRYRALVGSTLPHPFLDRDIVIVADAHVDPEFGTGAVKVTPAHDPNDFEIGLRHKLPMPTMLDTKGRIADTGTKFDGQDRFEARVKIREELAAQGRIVAEKRPYLHSVGHSERSGEPIEPRLSLQWWVKVESLAKAAGDAVRHGDTVIHPKSLEPRWFGWVDDMHDWCISRQLWWGHRIPIWHGPDGQKVCVGPDETPPEGWEQDPDVLDTWFSSALWPFSTLGWPDRTPEIEKFYPTTVLVTGYDIIFFWVARMMMFGTFVGGDEVITLDGARGPQVPFQNVFLHGLIRDEFGRKMSKSKGNGIDPLEWVQMFGADALRFTLARGANPGGDLSIGEDAARASRNFATKLFNATRFAMMNGAAPAPLPGLDELTDADRWILGRLEEVRAEVDSAFDSYEFSRACEALYHFAWDEFCDWYLELAKVQLLGADDAHTTAVLAAVLDALLKLLHPVIPFVTETLWKKLTSGESVVIADWPQPSGIALDTVAAQRITDMQKLVTEIRRFRSDQGLADRQKVPARLSGIDTADLSTQIAAVTSLAWITEPAADFTPSAALEVGLRGGIVIVELDTSGTIDVAAERRRLEKDLAAAQKELAQTTAKLGNDEFMAKAPEKVVEKQRERQRVAREDTERIAARLAGLK
- a CDS encoding Rne/Rng family ribonuclease codes for the protein MTDGGPFSAVPEASAQAEDLPERLRVHSLARALGTTSRQVLDALIELDGRVRSAHSTVERVDAVRVRDLLANAPAAPASVATAEAEVSGEAAEPESRLLLEAPPADRPEYMPLFVAPQPVERVEAPPKKVEKPVADDADDTDDDDDDDDSDDDSDDEQSDRPANRRRRRGRRGRGRGRGEQNGAENGEGGKSDKSGDDDSDDGNDDSDDDSDDSDSSDDDNGSGDGATKRRRRRRRRKSGAGDDGDAENSSPDDPPNTVVHERSPRAKKQSDNNEIQGIDGSTRLEAKRQRRRDGRDAGRRRPPVLTEAEFLARREAVERVMVVRDKVRTEPPHPGSRYTQIAVLEDGIVVEHFVTSAASASLVGNIYLGIVQNVLPSMEAAFVDIGRGRNGVLYAGEVNWEAAGLGGSNRKIEQALKPGDYVVVQVSKDPIGHKGARLTTQVSLAGRYLVYVPGASSTGISRKLPDTERQRLKEILKEVVPSDAGVIIRTASEGVKEDDIRSDVNRLQERWTEIAERAQTTKEKAAGAAVALYEEPDVLVKVIRDLFNEDFAKLVVSGEDAWTTINDYVSSVAPELVSKLNKYEQPADDGPDVFAVHRIDEQLAKAMDRKVWLPSGGTLVIDRTEAMTIVDVNTGKFTGSGGNLEQTVTKNNLEAAEETVRQLRLRDIGGIVVIDFIDMVLESNRDLVLRRLTEALARDRTRHQVSEVTSLGLVQLTRKRLGTGLVEAFSTTCPHCSGRGIMLHADPVDSAPATGRKSESGGGRRGRRSKKGKTEETPVATVPAHPQGEHPMFKAMAAANGGHHEDDESAPAEDTDNVAADQSATDAEADEQLKKQVATETVEEDLDDDDFDDGDDEDSDDDADQVDLDDDDDDLDDDDELDDDEDDEDDDDFEDSDDDDEDEDDQQVAAASERPRRRRAAARPAGPPTH
- the proB gene encoding glutamate 5-kinase, with the translated sequence MANSSAREAVRTARSVVVKVGTTALTTPTGMFDATRLAGLVDAIEARMKAGSDVVIVSSGAIAAGIEPLGLSKRPTDLATKQAAASVGQVALVNAWSTAFGRYQRSVGQVLLTAHDVSMRVQHNNAQRTLDRLRALHAVAIVNENDTVATNEIRFGDNDRLSALVAHLVGADALILLSDIDGLYDADPRKSDESHFIAEVSGPGDLDGVIAGQGSHLGTGGMASKLSSALLAADAGVPVLLAAAANAEEALVDASVGTVFAPRPNRMSARRFWVRYAAESAGVLTLDQGAVNAVVEQRRSLLPAGITALSGRFHGGDVVDVNGPGEVLVARGVVAYDAAELATMIGKSTSDLPAELRRPAVHADDLVAV
- the folC gene encoding bifunctional tetrahydrofolate synthase/dihydrofolate synthase, with product MEPEPEPDDYDDVGEPQPVDAAPTPDEIAALLQVEHLLDQRWPETKIEPSLDRISALMDLLGSPQRTYPAIHIAGTNGKTSVARMVDALLTALQRRTGRTTSPHLQSAVERIAIDGKPISPATYVSTYTELEPFIQMIDQQSEAGGGPAMSKFEVLTAMAFAAFADAPIEVAVIEVGLGGRWDATNVIDAPVAVITPISVDHVEYLGDDIAGIAGEKAGIIHRAEDGAPDTVAIIGRQVPEAMEVVLAETVRADAAVAREDSEFAVLSRQVAIGGQLLELQGLGGVYSEVFLPLHGEHQAHNAAIALAAVEAFFGAGPQRQLDIDAVRAGFAAASSPGRLERMRSAPTVFVDAAHNPAGAAALAQTLAEEFDFRFLVGVVSVMGDKDVAGILAALEPVFDRIVVTHNGSPRAMDVEGLAQAAEQYFGPDRVITAENLRDAIDAATALVDDADAEDESFSGTGIVITGSVVTAGAARTLFGRDPA
- the ndk gene encoding nucleoside-diphosphate kinase, producing the protein MTERTLLLIKPDGVERRLVGEILGRVERKGLTIAALELRTVSEKLAKSHYAEHDGKPFFGSLVEFITSSPLVAAIIEGPRAIAAIRQLAGGTDPVEKALPGTIRGDFGLETQYNLVHGSDSPESAEREIALWFAHA
- the rplU gene encoding 50S ribosomal protein L21 translates to MATYAIVKTGGKQYKVAVGDVVKVEKLDSEPGANVSLPVALVVDGATVTTDATKLAKVAVTGEVLEHTKGPKIRIHKFKNKTGYHKRQGHRQQVTVLKVTGIK
- a CDS encoding DUF4233 domain-containing protein, which codes for MSTPTEPSGARKPDPWKSFRGVTAGTLVLEAIVVLLALPVVGAVGGGLNSGALTYLLGLAAILIGLAGVQGRPWAIWADLAVQLIPIFGFAVYPGVGVIGLIFAGVWALIFYVRSEVLRRERLGLLPGQDGPPE
- the rpmA gene encoding 50S ribosomal protein L27, which translates into the protein MAHKKGASSSRNGRDSNSQRLGVKRFGGQVVKAGEIIVRQRGTHFHPGVNVGRGGDDTLFAKAAGAVQFGVKRGRKTVNIVLAGSPE